The sequence GGCCGCCAGCGACTTCGGAATCGAAGTCGAATTCTTTTGGTAATCCGCAGCGTAGACGTTGTCCATGGCAACGTCATAAGTCCTGCCGTCCGAGTCCGCTTTGACGCTGATGTGCGTATGTGAAAGCTTCACGCCCTTGAGCGCCTTGCCGTCCGCAAAGGTCGGCTTGGCGTTGACGGTGCCGGTGAGATAGCTGCCTGCGGCGGCGTCGCAATCCGCTTGGCCGTCAGCCATGGCGTACATTGCCTGAGTCATCAGGCATAGGGAAACCAGGAATTTTTTCATTTACCTATTCTCCTTCATATTTCTATAGTGTCGATCGGTTAATAAAGCAGGGGATTTTTGCTTCCACCGTGGCGCCGTATGGATTTTGTCTGGCGAGCGCCTTATCCTCGAGCAAGCCAGGATATGACCCTGGCAGCCTATAGAAAGTAACAGTTATTTATTACGCAACGATGACTTTCGGCAATATTATTCCGTTGTCATTGGGTAGTTTCCACCTTGCCTGTCGCTCAATGCGGTGTAAAGAAGGTGGTGGCGGCAAGCGCGGCTCCTACCGTCGACTTTGGGAAGCGGCGATCTGTTGAGGGCGTTGATGATTTTGGCGGATGCCGGTGGCGGGGCATGCGTCCGGCGCCATCATCGGTTGCGCGGCGACGGTAAAACCGTTGTCCTACCGTTCGCAGCTGTAGCGCAGGCTGTCGTTCAAGGCCAACGGCAGCACCAGCGTATGGAAGTTGCGTGCGCGCGCGTCTGCGCATAGCGTCTGGCGCGCGGTGACGTCGGTGGCGTAAGAACTTGCATACTCGGCGTTGAACACGGGTTTGCCATTGAGGGTGAAGCTCTGGTAAGCGTCGCATTCGTTGTACGAGTGGCACTCCTCGTTGACCGCAAAATCGAAGTCGCCGACAAGCTCGGCTAGCTGCCGCACGTCATTTTTCAAGGCAACGGCCAGTTTGCGCTGATGCGCTTCGCTCGCCAGAAAACGGTTGTATTCCAGTTGCGTGGCGGCGCTCAGCGAAAAGCCGCTTGGATTGGCATAGCCATCGACATTGTCTGGCTCAACGCCGTTGCATCCCTTGCTTAGCGCCAGGTCCAGGCGCGTCCGCATGATCTTCCGGACATTGGCTGAGCGCGTGTCGAGCCAGTTTTCTCCTTCCCACTCGCTGAGTGCGCGGCCTATGTCGGCAGCCTGGAAGCTGGCGAAATCGGAACGCCAATTCTCGGCGCTGCCCGCTGAAAAATAACACACCACTTTTTTCCCGGCGGCTTGCAGTGCCTGAATAGTAGCTATCGGCGTATCGAACAGATCTATGTCGTAGACCGCCACCGGATAAGAGGTGTTGATCTTTTCTTTCAGCTGCCATTGCCAGGTATCGTTCAGGGCTGGCCGCCACATCGCCGATGGCGCCGGTGCAATCCTGGGCGAATCCGCTGGCGGTGCGTTGCTGCCGCCACAGGCAGCGATAAGCAAAGAGAGAGCGCCAGCCAGGAGAGTATTTTTTACAATGGCGTTCATTGCCGATTCCGAGAGTCGCTGTCTGAATTGAAGCTGAAGCAGGATGTTTGCGGATAGTGAAAAATCAAAGCGGATGCGCGCAAAAGCCGTTCAATGCCGCTTGCACTGCCTGCTCCGTCAACGCAATCCGACGTCTGGCTTCCGCCCGCTTGTGGGAAGGAATAGTGGCGAGATCAGGTTGAGCAATGTCGTCGCAGCGGAGCTGGTAATCACCGTCAGGCCGAGCACTGGCGCCGACTTCTTGCCAGAAATCGTCGTAATTGGCGAGCACCTTGCCGGTGCGTACTTGATGGAACAGGACCCGGTTCTGATTCCCGACCAGGATCAGTTTCTTGCAGCCATAGGCCTGCCCGATCTCGCGTACCAGGCGCAGCATCAGGCTTTTCGGCCGCAAGCCGAACATGTCGCGGGTGGCGCGCCGTACCTGTTCCTGTGTATCGCTGCCGCGCGGTCCTTGCAGGCAGCCGATGCCGATGCATGGCATCGAACTGTCGCGGTGAAAAGTAAACGCGATCGAGAACAAAAGCTGTCGATCACAACAGAGCATCAGGGTCAGCTCGCCCTCGCGGTCAAGCGTGGCGACGGACGCCAGTCGAATCTCATAGACCGTCCCGGATTTTCCGCTGAAGCCGCCCAGCGATACCGGCGCTGCGCTTGCGCGCAAGACTAGCGGGGCAAGGCCTTGCTGATAGATGAAGTCGTAATGATTCACCAACAGATTGAGTCGCTCTCGGCGATCCTGCAGACGCAGCGACTGGTAGGGGCGGTAGATTTTTTGCAATAGCCTGGGAGTCGCTGCCGCCAGCTGGGCCCGCATCGGCGTAGCGTTCCAATAGCTTAGCCATTGCTGGGTCACCTGATAGTGCAGCATGCCCCGGGCAGTCAGCTTGATGCGTTTTGCCAGACGCGAGATGCCCGGACGCGAGTGTGCAAGGCAGGTGTACAAGCTGACGCGGGCTGGGCCAGCCGCTTGCGTTCTGGCAGGCGCTGCCGATTGCAAGGCGAACAGATATTGCAGCCTGGAGAAAATCCCCTGGCTTGGCCTGTCTCCGCTCAGGGCGTTTGCCGGCGCTCGCTTCAAGATGCGAGCCGGGATATTGGAAAGCAAAGATGAAACCAGGAAGAGAGCTGGTACTGCGCAGCCTACCCATACGGACGCCATGTCCGCAAACAGTAAAGGCAGCAGCGCTATCGAGGGCAGCGCTCGCCTGTATTCAGATTTGAAATGCATAGCCATATCAGAGCAAAGAGATATTTATCGGACCTATCTGCTCTGTATGTGCAACGAGAAAGCGAAAATGACGCTCTGTTACAAATTATTTTTTCATCTCGCAATGACGGCCAGGGATTTTGCTGGCTCCCAACAAATGGCCGCGCCGCTCAGAACTCGAAAGTATTGGTCAACAACAGGGTACGGGATGGCTCGACACCTACCGTGGAAGTGGCAAAGTCGCTGTAGAGGCGCCGATTGAAGAGGTTCTTGATCCCCAGCGTGGTCGACCAGTGCCTTGACCTGTAATAGATGCTGGCATCGGTGCGCGTCTGGCCCGCGATGTGGCCGAGCACGTCGCTGTCCGGCACCGCCGTATAACCGCTGCGCGCCGTCAGCCCAATACCTGCGCCCCAGCCGCGCCAGGCTTCCGACTGCAAAT comes from Collimonas pratensis and encodes:
- a CDS encoding endo alpha-1,4 polygalactosaminidase, whose protein sequence is MNAIVKNTLLAGALSLLIAACGGSNAPPADSPRIAPAPSAMWRPALNDTWQWQLKEKINTSYPVAVYDIDLFDTPIATIQALQAAGKKVVCYFSAGSAENWRSDFASFQAADIGRALSEWEGENWLDTRSANVRKIMRTRLDLALSKGCNGVEPDNVDGYANPSGFSLSAATQLEYNRFLASEAHQRKLAVALKNDVRQLAELVGDFDFAVNEECHSYNECDAYQSFTLNGKPVFNAEYASSYATDVTARQTLCADARARNFHTLVLPLALNDSLRYSCER
- a CDS encoding VirK/YbjX family protein; translated protein: MKRAPANALSGDRPSQGIFSRLQYLFALQSAAPARTQAAGPARVSLYTCLAHSRPGISRLAKRIKLTARGMLHYQVTQQWLSYWNATPMRAQLAAATPRLLQKIYRPYQSLRLQDRRERLNLLVNHYDFIYQQGLAPLVLRASAAPVSLGGFSGKSGTVYEIRLASVATLDREGELTLMLCCDRQLLFSIAFTFHRDSSMPCIGIGCLQGPRGSDTQEQVRRATRDMFGLRPKSLMLRLVREIGQAYGCKKLILVGNQNRVLFHQVRTGKVLANYDDFWQEVGASARPDGDYQLRCDDIAQPDLATIPSHKRAEARRRIALTEQAVQAALNGFCAHPL